Proteins co-encoded in one Listeria ivanovii subsp. ivanovii genomic window:
- a CDS encoding IMP dehydrogenase encodes MAFYFEEPSRTFSEFLLVPGYSSAECVPSNVSLKTPIVKFKKGEESAITMNIPLVSAIMQAVSDDNMGIALATEGGVSFIFGSQSIESEAAMVSRVKNHKAGFVISDSNISPDKTLQDILDLKEKTGHSTVAVTEDGTAHGKLLGIVTSRDYRVTRMSPDEKVADFMTPFEKLVTANKSTTLKEANNIIWDNKLNALPLVDDNEHLVHMVFRKDYDSNKENKLELLDASKRYVVGAGINTRDYEERVPALVEAGADILCIDSSEGYSEWQKRTLDYVRGKYGDSVKVGAGNVVDRDGFRYLADAGADFVKVGVGGGSICITREQKGIGRGQATALIDVAKARDEYFEETGVYIPICSDGGIVYDYHMTLALAMGADFIMLGRYFSRFDESPTNKVNLNGTYMKEYWGEGANRARNWQRYDLGGDKKLSFEEGVDSYVPYAGSLKDNVAISLSKVRSTMCNCGALNIPELQQKAKITLVSSTSIVEGGAHDVVVKDASNNLIK; translated from the coding sequence ATGGCATTTTATTTTGAAGAACCGTCCCGCACATTTAGTGAGTTCTTGCTTGTTCCAGGCTACTCATCAGCTGAATGTGTACCATCTAATGTTAGCTTAAAAACACCGATTGTGAAATTTAAAAAAGGGGAAGAATCCGCAATTACGATGAATATTCCGCTTGTTTCTGCGATTATGCAAGCTGTTTCTGATGATAACATGGGAATTGCCTTAGCTACAGAAGGCGGCGTATCCTTTATTTTCGGCTCACAGTCTATTGAAAGTGAAGCAGCGATGGTTTCACGTGTTAAAAATCATAAAGCCGGCTTCGTTATTAGTGATTCCAACATCAGCCCCGATAAAACCTTGCAAGATATTCTTGATTTAAAAGAAAAAACAGGTCATTCTACGGTTGCAGTCACTGAAGACGGCACTGCACATGGTAAATTACTTGGAATCGTAACAAGTCGTGACTACCGTGTAACACGTATGAGCCCTGACGAAAAAGTAGCAGATTTCATGACTCCTTTTGAAAAATTGGTTACTGCAAATAAATCGACTACATTAAAAGAAGCGAACAACATTATTTGGGACAACAAATTAAATGCCTTACCACTTGTTGATGATAATGAGCACCTCGTTCATATGGTGTTCCGCAAAGATTATGATTCTAATAAAGAAAATAAATTAGAGCTGCTAGATGCTTCCAAACGTTATGTTGTTGGCGCTGGCATTAACACACGTGACTACGAAGAACGCGTTCCCGCACTGGTGGAAGCTGGTGCAGATATTCTTTGCATCGATTCCTCTGAAGGCTACTCTGAATGGCAAAAACGCACACTTGACTATGTTCGCGGCAAATACGGCGATTCAGTCAAAGTCGGTGCTGGAAATGTGGTTGACCGTGATGGTTTCCGTTACCTTGCTGATGCAGGTGCAGATTTCGTCAAAGTTGGCGTTGGTGGTGGATCAATTTGTATTACGCGTGAGCAAAAAGGAATCGGCCGTGGTCAAGCAACTGCCTTAATCGATGTTGCGAAAGCCCGTGATGAATATTTTGAAGAAACTGGTGTGTATATTCCGATTTGTTCTGACGGCGGAATTGTTTATGACTACCATATGACACTCGCTCTAGCAATGGGCGCTGACTTCATCATGCTTGGTCGTTACTTCTCTCGCTTTGATGAAAGCCCTACAAACAAAGTGAATTTAAATGGCACTTATATGAAAGAATATTGGGGAGAAGGAGCTAACCGAGCACGTAACTGGCAACGATATGATCTTGGTGGCGATAAAAAGCTTTCCTTTGAAGAAGGTGTAGATTCTTATGTTCCTTATGCCGGCTCACTAAAAGACAATGTAGCAATCAGCTTAAGTAAAGTTCGTTCTACGATGTGCAATTGCGGGGCGTTAAATATCCCTGAACTTCAACAAAAAGCAAAAATTACGCTTGTCTCCTCTACTTCTATTGTAGAAGGCGGCGCGCATGATGTTGTCGTTAAAGATGCCTCCAATAATTTAATTAAATAA